A stretch of the Papaver somniferum cultivar HN1 chromosome 6, ASM357369v1, whole genome shotgun sequence genome encodes the following:
- the LOC113285586 gene encoding putative cyclin-B3-1, with translation MVSFKVKLNSNQCRVIEDRKAITSNFKIYSDKNEKINILERESSGKIATKLLLPTRNSLPVTKGALMDESSDVKKGFAENLNTSKKKNDSAVKVKVQRKVLADVSNVRSYIFRNRKSDGVKPLVSEARGTACTSMSSRKATMGTRRTSLGQGANPHTATKVDMKGSKVYADSQKTKGLDHESISNNARKTAKPALISTRKSLPVTKGATIVDPKENGKNTKRSASNSVKVMVGRKVVPCVSNERTYLRRNRASDGFISMNGHSRGLQGIQVDRGTFYATTLSKRPLGPTGKFTHSVSSMRFGSNTALGLKKPKAAVAAATSKRKGEIPTVCEPKNTKFVGSHGNNSITNPADVISGAKTSRRKSFTSSLVARPEILRVSTDVIKHVELPPIDDNRNHLEVAEYVNDIYQYYWVMEAESTSLANYMEIQTDDITPKMRGILINWLIEVHYKFDLMPETLFLMVVLFDRFLSVFPIKKNDMQLVGLTALLLASKYEDFWHPKVKELVSLAVDTYTKDQMLSMEKLILKKLLFRLNTPTPYVFMLRFLKASQSDAKVEKLAFYLIELCLVEYESLKFKPSLLCASAIYIARCTLHETPAWTPLLCKHSHYEEPQLRVCANMILRFQKGASRGPLRVAYDKYMQDDHCCVAGIKALDRLPSYIEPNSR, from the exons atGGTTTCTTTCAAG GTCAAACTGAATTCAAACCAATGTCGAGTTATAGAGGATCGGAAAGCAATCACTAGCA atttcaagatttattCCGACAAGAACGAAAAGATTAATATACTCGAACGTGAATCTTCCGGTAAAATTGCAACAAAACTACTTCTTCCAACTAG GAATTCATTACCGGTTACGAAGGGAGCTCTTATGGATGAATCCAGTGATGTTAAAAAG GGTTTTGCGGAAAATTTAAATACCAGTAAGAAGAAAAACGATAGTGCTG TTAAAGTGAAGGTCCAAAGGAAGGTCTTGGCTGATGTTAGCAATGTCAGGAGCTATATCTTTAGGAACCGAAAAAGCGATGGCGTTAAACCATT GGTTTCAGAGGCTCGGGGTACGGCATGTACAAGTATGTCATCAAGAAAGGCTACCATG GGAACCAGGAGAACTAGCCTTGGTCAAGGTGCTAATCCTCACACAGCAACTAAAG TTGATATGAAAGGTTCCAAGGTTTACGCTGATAGTCAGAAGACTAAGGGCCTGGATCATGAATCTATCAGTAACAATGCCAG GAAAACTGCCAAGCCGGCTCTAATATCGACGAG GAAATCATTGCCAGTAACAAAGGGAGCTACTATAGTTGATCCGAAG GAAAATGGAAAGAATACAAAAAGAAGTGCATCTAATTCTG TTAAAGTTATGGTTGGGAGAAAAGTAGTTCCCTGTGTAAGTAATGAAAGGACCTACTTAAGGAGGAACCGAGCAAGTGATGGCTTCATATCTAT GAATGGACACTCTAGAGGATTACAAGG GATTCAAGTGGATCGAGGTACTTTTTATGCAACCACATTGTCAAAGAGACCCCTTGGG CCTACTGGAAAATTCACACATTCAGTCTCTTCTATGCGATTCGGTTCAAATACTGCCTTGGGTTTGAAGAAACCTAAAGCTGCTGTAGCTGCAGCTACATCGAAGAGAAAGGGGGAAATACCTACAGTCTGTGAGCCAAAAAATACTAAGTTTGTGGGTTCACATGGAAATAACTCGATTACGAATCCTGCAGATGTCATCTCTGGAGCAAAAACTAGTCGTCGTAAATCTTTTACGTCTTCACTTGTAGCAAGACCCGAG ATATTAAGAGTATCCACAGATGTTATTAAGCATGTGGAGTTACCTCCCATTGATGATAACAGAAATCACCTTGAAGTTGCTGAATACGTCAATGATATATATCAGTATTATTGGGTTATGGAG GCAGAAAGCACATCTCTAGCAAACTACATGGAGATTCAAACAGATGATATAACTCCTAAAATGCGAGGAATTCTTATAAATTGGCTCATTGAA GTCCACTACAAATTTGACTTAATGCCAGAAACTTTGTTTCTCATGGTCGTATTGTTTGACAGATTTCTTTCTGTTTTTCCAATAAAAAAGAACGATATGCAGTTGGTTGGTCTTACAGCCCTCTTGTTGGCATCAAAATATGAGGATTTTTGGCATCCGAAG GTTAAGGAGTTAGTCAGCCTTGCTGTCGATACCTACACTAAAGATCAAATGCTTTCAATG GAAAAGCTGATACTTAAGAAGTTGTTGTTTCGTCTAAATACACCAACTCCTTATGTTTTCATGTTAAGGTTTCTCAAGGCTTCTCAATCGGATGCTAAG GTCGAAAAACTAGCATTCTACCTTATAGAGCTGTGTTTAGTGGAATATGAATCTTTGAAGTTCAAGCCATCATTATTATGTGCATCAGCAATCTATATTGCAAGATGTACGTTACATGAAACTCCAGCATGGACTCCTTTACTTTGCAAGCATTCACACTATGAAGAACCACAACTCAG GGTTTGTGCAAATATGATCCTGAGATTTCAAAAGGGTGCTAGTCGAGGGCCATTGAGAGTTGCTTATGATAAATACATGCAAGATGATCATTGTTGCGTTGCAGGAATAAAAGCTCTGGATAGGCTTCCCAGTTATATAGAACCTAACTCGAGGTAA